The Ziziphus jujuba cultivar Dongzao chromosome 7, ASM3175591v1 genome includes a region encoding these proteins:
- the LOC107424763 gene encoding patatin-like protein 2, whose protein sequence is MGSFPKGSKVTVLSIDGGGIRGIIPGTLLDFLESKLQALDGPNARLADYFDVIAGTSTGGLVTTMLAAPNKDNRPLYAAKDINNFYLEHCPKIFPQKNRNSFLTKITSFLSSGPKYDGKYLHSLTKNLVGNLTVKQTLTNVLIPTFDIKRLQPVIFTSNEAKRNPAKDALLSDVCIGTSAAPTFLPAYYFETKDIHGKPHTFDLIDGGVAANNPTMMAISEISKEITMNYSTQFPDLAPMDSKRMLVLSLGTGAPKLEEKFNAKKAAEWGLLGWLFDEGKTPILDVYFDASSDMVDIHVSTLFQSFNSKKNYLRIQDDTLTGDDASLDIATEKNLKRLVEIGETLLKKPVSRVNLETGKYEAIEGEGTNAEALARFAQQLSEERKLRQ, encoded by the exons ATGGGTAGTTTTCCAAAGGGAAGCAAGGTTACTGTTTTGAGTATTGATGGAGGTGGCATTAGGGGCATAATTCCTGGCACTCTCTTGGACTTTCTTGAATCCAAACTTCag GCGTTGGATGGACCAAATGCAAGACTTGCAGATTATTTCGACGTTATTGCTGGAACAAGCACAGGTGGGTTGGTGACCACCATGCTTGCTGCTCCAAACAAAGATAACCGACCCTTGTATGCGGCAAAAGACATCAACAACTTCTACTTAGAACACTGCCCCAAGATTTTTCCTCAGAAAAA TCGGAACAGTTTCCTGACAAAGATAACAAGTTTCTTGAGCTCGGGACCAAAATACGACGGCAAGTACCTGCATTCGCTAACAAAGAACCTGGTCGGCAACCTCACTGTTAAACAGACCCTTACAAATGTTCTCATTCCTACTTTCGATATCAAACGCCTCCAGCCTGTGATTTTCACTTCCAACGAG GCAAAAAGAAATCCAGCAAAAGATGCTCTGCTTTCAGATGTCTGCATCGGAACCTCGGCAGCTCCGACTTTTCTTCCCGCATACTACTTCGAGACCAAAGACATTCACGGAAAGCCTCACACTTTCGATCTCATCGACGGTGGAGTCGCCGCAAATAATCCG acaaTGATGGCGATCAGCGAAATTTCGAAGGAAATTACGATGAACTACAGCACACAATTCCCAGACTTGGCGCCGATGGACAGCAAAAGAATGCTGGTATTATCATTGGGAACTGGAGCACCGAAGCTTGAGGAGAAATTCAACGCAAAGAAGGCTGCCGAATGGGGTTTGCTTGGTTGGCTGTTTGATGAAGGAAAGACACCCATTTTAGACGTTTACTTCGATGCAAGCTCTGATATGGTCGATATCCATGTCTCCACTCTCTTCCAGTCCTTCAACAGCAAGAAAAATTACCTCCGTATtcag gaTGACACGTTGACCGGTGATGATGCGTCACTTGACATTGCGACGGAGAAGAATCTAAAAAGGCTTGTGGAGATTGGTGAGACACTGTTGAAGAAACCGGTTTCGAgggtaaatttggaaactggcAAATATGAGGCAATTGAAGGAGAAGGCACTAATGCTGAAGCTCTTGCCCGTTTTGCCCAACAACTCTCCGAAGAAAGGAAACtcagacaataa